In the Rhizobium sp. SSA_523 genome, AGCGTCAGTTTGTTGATCATCTCGCCGGCATTGCGCGTCGCATTGTCCATTGCGGACATCTGCGCGCCGTAGAAGGAAGCGTTGTTTTCGAGAAGCGCGCGGAAGATCTGCACCGCGACATTGCGCGGCAGAAGGTCTTCCAGGATCTCCTGTTCGCCCGGCTCGTATTCATAAAGGGCAGCAGCGGAAGATGCCTGCGCATCCTGATCGAACTTTGCCGGGATGATCTGCTGGGCAGTGGCCACCTGGGCAATGACGGACTGAAAGCGCGCATAAAACAGCGTCGCAACGTCGAACTCACCGGCGTTGAACAGCGCGAGCACCTTCTGCGCCACTTCGTTGGCGTTGACGAAGCCGATCTGCTTGACCTCGCGGAACGTCATGTAGTCGACGATGTTCTCGCGGAAGCTGCGGCGCAGGATGTCATTGCCCTTGCGGCCGACCGTCAGGATCTTGACCGTCTTGCCTTCCGCCAGAAGCTTCAGCGCATGGTCACGGGCCAGGCGGATGATCGAGGAGTTGAAACCCCCGGCCAGTCCGCGTTCGCCCGTGGCAACGATCAGAAGATGGGTCTGGGTCTTGCCTGTTCCCTTGAGCAGCAGCGGCGCCTCTGCGTTTTCGGCATTGGCAGCACTGAGGCTGGCGAGAACACGGTCCATCCGTTCCGCGTAGGGGCGGGCCGCTTCGGCCGCCTCCTGCGCACGGCGCAGCTTCGCCGCGGCGACCATTTTCATCGCCTTGGTGATCTTCTGCGTCGCCTTGACGGAGGCGATCCGGTTTTTCAGATCCTTAAGTGAAGGCATCCGTTATCGGTCCTTGAGCTTTTCCGTTCAGGCGAAGGTCTTGGAGAAGGAATCCAGGGCCGATTTCAGCTTGGCGCGGGTATCATCCGACAGCTGCTTTTCGGTCCGGATCGTATCAAGGATATCCTTGCCTTCGGTCCGCAGGTAGTTCAGCAGGCCCTGTTCGAACTTGCCGACCTGAGCGACCGGAAGCTTGTCGAGATAGCCGTTGACGCCGGCGAAGATCACCGAAACCTGCTCTTCCGTCTTCAACGGCGAGAACTGCGGCTGCTTCAGGAGTTCCGTCAGGCGCGCGCCGCGGTTCAAGAGGCGCTGCGTGGAGGCGTCCAGATCCGAGCCGAACTGAGCGAAGGCCGCCATTTCGCGGTACTGCGCAAGTTCGCCCTTGATCGAGCCGGCCACCTGCTTCATCGCCTTGACCTGGGCGGCAGAGCCGACGCGCGAAACCGAGAGACCAACGTTCACGGCCGGGCGGATACCCTGGTAGAACAGGTCGGTTTCGAGGAAGATCTGGCCGTCGGTGATCGAGATCACGTTGGTCGGAATGAAGGCCGACACGTCGTTGCCCTGGGTTTCGATGATCGGCAGAGCCGTCAGCGAACCCGAGCCACGCTCGTCGGAGAGCTTGGCAGCGCGCTCGAGGAGACGCGAGTGCAGATAGAAGACGTCGCCCGGATAGGCTTCGCGGCCCGGCGGACGGCGCAGCAGCAGGGACATCTGGCGATAGGCGACGGCCTGCTTCGACAGGTCGTCATAGGCGATCAGGGCATGCTGGCCGTTGTCGCGGAAATATTCGCCCATCGCGCAGCCGGCGAACGGCGCCAGATACTGCATGGGTGCCGGGTCGGAGGCGGTTGCTGCAACCACGATCGAATACTGCAGGGCGCCACGCTCTTCGAGAACCTTGACGAACTGGGCAACGGTCGAACGCTTCTGGCCGATCGCGACATAGACGCAGAACAGCTTGTCGTTTTCCGGACCATTGTCGTGAATGGCCTTCTGGTTGAGGAAGGCATCGAGAATGATGGCGGTCTTGCCGGTCTGGCGGTCGCCGATGACGAGCTCGCGCTGGCCGCGGCCAACCGGGATGAGCGCGTCGATGGCCTTCAGGCCGGTCGACATCGGCTCGTGAACCGACTTGCGCGGAATGATGCCGGGCGCCTTCACGTCGACGCGCGAACGGCGGGTCGCGTTGATCGGGCCCTTGCCGTCGATCGGATTGCCGAGTGCGTCGACAACGCGGCCGAGCAGTTCCGGGCCAACCGGCACGTCAACGATGGCGCCGGTCCGCTTGACGGTGTCGCCTTCCTTGATGTCGCGGTCCGAGCCGAAGATAACCACGCCGACATTGTCGGATTCCAGGTTGAGGGCCATGCCGCGGATGCCGCCCGGGAACTCGACCATTTCACCGGCCTGGACATTGTCCAGTCCGTAAACGCGAGCAATACCGTCACCGACGGAAAGAACCTGGCCGACTTCGGAAACCTCAGCCTCCTGGCCGAAATTCTTGATTTGATCTTTGAGAATTGCGGAAATTTCCGCGGCGCGGATATCCATCAGCCAACCTCTTTCAGTGCAAGCTTAAGGGTGGAAAGTTTGGTGCGAAGGGACGTGTCGATCTGGCGGGAACCGACCTTGACGATCAGTCCACCGAGAATCGAAGGATCGACAGTCACGTCGATGGCGACGTCCTTGCCGGTCACGCCCTTCAGCGCCGACTTCAGTTCATCTTCCTGCGCTTGCGACAGCGCATGGGCCGAGACAACCTCGGCAGTCACTTCACCGCGATGACGGGCAGCGATCTCACGAAAGGCGCGGATCATGCCCGGCAAGGCGAACAGACGACGGTTGGACGCGACGACCTTCACGAAGTTGCCGACATAGCCGGAAATCCCGGCCCGTTCGGCCAGCACCGACACGGCGCGCGCCTGGTCATCTGCGGAAAAGACAGGGCTGGCGATCAGCCGCTTCAGATCGTCACTCTCATCGATCATGGCCTGGAAACGATCAAGATCGGCACGCACCTGATCAACGGCATTTGCCTCGAGCGCCAGCTCAAATAGCGATTGAGCGTAACGTTCGGCTACTCCCGATGTCTGCTGGGATGTGTCTGCCACGGGCACAATTTCCCTGATTTTCACTCAAGCAGCCGACCAACTCCCCCGAGTCAGGCAAACGCTTGAATTTGCTTCTATTTCTCAATTCGGGGAGAGGCGGGCCTCAACCTGTTTCCGAAATTCGCGGTTCGTCTAGCATAGGACGTGGGGACTCGCAACACGCGTAACCCCGGAAACAGCCTTAACGGCAAAGGGTTTAAACGATTTTGTGTCATTCCTGGGTCGAATTCGTCGAAACCGGTCTTTTAGGCCATTGGCCCTGTCAGAAATAACCAAACACGTAACCGAGCGGCAGAAGCGCTATTGCAACCTGTAAGAGCATAATTACGCCATTCCTGATCGTTGCGCCGCGATTGGCAACCATGGCGATCAGCCGACCGGCAGATCCGAAGAGCATGGCAGCGCCGAGCGCGAGGTAAGTCCAGTCCTGGGCCAGGAAGAGCGCGGTCAGCGCGAGGCCGAGCTGAATGCCGCCGGACGAGCGCACGGCGGCATAGCCATCGGCCGTCACATCGCCGATGCTGAAGCCGCCGATCTTGAGCGCAGATGCCGGCATCACGAACATCAGCAGTCCGATCAGAGCCGTGGCCGCCGCACCGCAAAAGGCCAGTTGCTCGGGAAATTCGGTGGGAAAGTAGAAATCCATGTCGTCCTGTTCTCGATCACTGTCTGCGCGAGCCTTAGCAAGCGGCCGCTGATTCTCATAGAAAGCTCTGCGGATCGACATCCAGCTGCACATGCACGGTGCCGCGCACTTTTGGACCCTTCGACAGGATCGTGCGCAGATAGGTCTGCATGTCGCTGTTGCGTCGGCCATGCACCAGGAGCCGGAAACGGTGGCGCCCGCGCACCACGGCCAGCGGCGCCTCGGCCGGCCCCAGAACCGTGATGCCGGTTACCCTCGGGGCGGCAGCGCGCAGGCCGCGGGCATGCGCTTCGGCATCGGCGCGGCTCTCGGCGGAGACGATGAGCGAGGCCAGACGGCCGAAGGGCGGCAGCAGGGCCTTTTCCCGCTCGGTGATTTCCCGATCGTAAAAGGCACCCGCATCGCCGGAGACGATCGCCTGCATCACCGGATGCTGGGGCTGATAGGTCTGCAGGAGGCCGTGGCTCTTCAGGCCGGTTCGCCCGGCACGCCCGGTGACCTGGCTCAAAAGCTGGAACGTCCGCTCGGCAGCGCGCGGATCGCCATTGGCAAGGCCGAGATCGGCATCCACTATGCCCACCAGCGTCATCAGCGGGAAATTATGCCCCTTGGCGACGAGCTGCGTGCCGATGACGATATCGGCCTCGCCCTTGGCAATCGCCTCGAGTTCAAGCCGCATGCGCTTCACGCCGCCGAGAAGATCCGACGACATGACGATGGTGCGCGCCTGTGGAAAATGCGCCTCCACCTCTTCGGCGATCCGCTCCACCCCCGGCCCGCAGGCCACCAGATGGTCCAGCGTACCGCATTCGGGACAGGCTTCCGGGATCGCCTCGTGATAGCCGCATTGATGGCACTGCATCTGCTGCCGGAAACGATGCTCCACAAGCCAGCTCGAGCATTGCGGGCACTGGAAGCGATGGCCGCAGACCCGGCAGAGCGTCAGCGGCGCATAGCCGCGGCGGTTGAGAAAGAGCAGCGCCTGCTCCTTCCGCTCGATCGTCGCTTTCACGGCCCGCAAAAGCACCGGCGAGAGAAAGCCGCCGCGTTGGGGCGGATGCCGCCGCATATCGATCAGGTGCAGGTCCGGAAGCGCTGCCTCTCCGAAGCGGGTCGGCAGGTGGACGAGATGGTAGCGGCCGCTCAGGCCATTCACCTGGCTTTCCACCGACGGCGTTGCCGAGACAAGCACGATGGGAAAGCCGCCGATGCGCGCCCGGACCACTGCCATATCGCGGGCATTGTAGAACACCCGGTCTTCCTGCTTGTAGGCCGGGTCATGCTCCTCGTCGACGATGACAAGCCCGAGCTCCTCAAACGGCAGGAACAGCGCCGAACGGGCGCCGGCCACGACGCGCACCTCCCCCGTGACCACGCCGCGCCAGACCTTTTCGCGCATGCGCGGCGCAACGTCGGAATGCCATTCGGCAGGTTTTGCACCGAAACGGTCCTGAAACCGCTCCAGGAAACTCGCTGTCAGGGCAATCTCCGGCAGCAGGATCAGGACCTGCTTGCCGCGACGCAGCGCCTCGGCGATCGCCTCGAAATAGACCTCGGTCTTGCCGGATCCGGTCACGCCGTCGATGAGCGAGGCGGAAAAGCCGCCCTGCTGCATGGTCTCGACAATTTCGGAGGCCGCCTGCTTCTGCGGTCCTTCGATACGCGGCGCCGTGTAATCGGGATCGGGCATGGCAACCACCGGCGCCGGCGGCAGAAACACCGTCTCAAACAGTCCCTGCTTCACCAGCCCGTCCACCACGCTCAGCGAGACGCCTGCGGCATGGGCAAGGCCGCTGCGGGTCATCGGCAGATCCTCGCGCAGGTGCTCGAGCACGCGCATGCGCGCCGGCGTGACCCGGTCGGGCTCGCCGCCGAGATAGCGCAGCGCCTCGATCATCGGCTCCGGTTCGAGAGCCGCCGGAACCCGCACCGCCATGCGGGCCACAAGCCCGGGAGGCGACAGAGTGTAGGAGGCCACCCAATCGACAAAGTCGCGCATTTCCTGCGTCAAAGGCGGGCAATCGAAGACCTGGGTGATCGGCCGCAGCTTCTTGGGGTCCAGGCCATC is a window encoding:
- a CDS encoding F0F1 ATP synthase subunit gamma gives rise to the protein MPSLKDLKNRIASVKATQKITKAMKMVAAAKLRRAQEAAEAARPYAERMDRVLASLSAANAENAEAPLLLKGTGKTQTHLLIVATGERGLAGGFNSSIIRLARDHALKLLAEGKTVKILTVGRKGNDILRRSFRENIVDYMTFREVKQIGFVNANEVAQKVLALFNAGEFDVATLFYARFQSVIAQVATAQQIIPAKFDQDAQASSAAALYEYEPGEQEILEDLLPRNVAVQIFRALLENNASFYGAQMSAMDNATRNAGEMINKLTLSYNRQRQAQITKELIEIISGAEAL
- the atpA gene encoding F0F1 ATP synthase subunit alpha, whose amino-acid sequence is MDIRAAEISAILKDQIKNFGQEAEVSEVGQVLSVGDGIARVYGLDNVQAGEMVEFPGGIRGMALNLESDNVGVVIFGSDRDIKEGDTVKRTGAIVDVPVGPELLGRVVDALGNPIDGKGPINATRRSRVDVKAPGIIPRKSVHEPMSTGLKAIDALIPVGRGQRELVIGDRQTGKTAIILDAFLNQKAIHDNGPENDKLFCVYVAIGQKRSTVAQFVKVLEERGALQYSIVVAATASDPAPMQYLAPFAGCAMGEYFRDNGQHALIAYDDLSKQAVAYRQMSLLLRRPPGREAYPGDVFYLHSRLLERAAKLSDERGSGSLTALPIIETQGNDVSAFIPTNVISITDGQIFLETDLFYQGIRPAVNVGLSVSRVGSAAQVKAMKQVAGSIKGELAQYREMAAFAQFGSDLDASTQRLLNRGARLTELLKQPQFSPLKTEEQVSVIFAGVNGYLDKLPVAQVGKFEQGLLNYLRTEGKDILDTIRTEKQLSDDTRAKLKSALDSFSKTFA
- a CDS encoding F0F1 ATP synthase subunit delta, whose product is MPVADTSQQTSGVAERYAQSLFELALEANAVDQVRADLDRFQAMIDESDDLKRLIASPVFSADDQARAVSVLAERAGISGYVGNFVKVVASNRRLFALPGMIRAFREIAARHRGEVTAEVVSAHALSQAQEDELKSALKGVTGKDVAIDVTVDPSILGGLIVKVGSRQIDTSLRTKLSTLKLALKEVG
- a CDS encoding DUF4345 domain-containing protein gives rise to the protein MDFYFPTEFPEQLAFCGAAATALIGLLMFVMPASALKIGGFSIGDVTADGYAAVRSSGGIQLGLALTALFLAQDWTYLALGAAMLFGSAGRLIAMVANRGATIRNGVIMLLQVAIALLPLGYVFGYF
- a CDS encoding primosomal protein N', yielding MDKDSSDLFGAVFDTPPHRVVPVLVPLPVPEPYSYAVPVGMAVEPGSIVQVPLGPRQVVGVVWHGSREDGLDPKKLRPITQVFDCPPLTQEMRDFVDWVASYTLSPPGLVARMAVRVPAALEPEPMIEALRYLGGEPDRVTPARMRVLEHLREDLPMTRSGLAHAAGVSLSVVDGLVKQGLFETVFLPPAPVVAMPDPDYTAPRIEGPQKQAASEIVETMQQGGFSASLIDGVTGSGKTEVYFEAIAEALRRGKQVLILLPEIALTASFLERFQDRFGAKPAEWHSDVAPRMREKVWRGVVTGEVRVVAGARSALFLPFEELGLVIVDEEHDPAYKQEDRVFYNARDMAVVRARIGGFPIVLVSATPSVESQVNGLSGRYHLVHLPTRFGEAALPDLHLIDMRRHPPQRGGFLSPVLLRAVKATIERKEQALLFLNRRGYAPLTLCRVCGHRFQCPQCSSWLVEHRFRQQMQCHQCGYHEAIPEACPECGTLDHLVACGPGVERIAEEVEAHFPQARTIVMSSDLLGGVKRMRLELEAIAKGEADIVIGTQLVAKGHNFPLMTLVGIVDADLGLANGDPRAAERTFQLLSQVTGRAGRTGLKSHGLLQTYQPQHPVMQAIVSGDAGAFYDREITEREKALLPPFGRLASLIVSAESRADAEAHARGLRAAAPRVTGITVLGPAEAPLAVVRGRHRFRLLVHGRRNSDMQTYLRTILSKGPKVRGTVHVQLDVDPQSFL